A single Arachidicoccus sp. BS20 DNA region contains:
- the rplF gene encoding 50S ribosomal protein L6, with amino-acid sequence MSRIGKKPITIPSGVTVTVGSDNVVTVKGAKGELKQAVDRDIKVEVNGSEINITRPTDQIRHRALHGLYRSILSNLVKGVSEGFTKQLELVGVGFKAANQGNVLDLALGYSHNIIFEVPSELKVTTLTEKGKNPLITLESHDKQLLGQVAAKIRSLRKPEPYKGKGVKYTDEVIRRKAGKAAGK; translated from the coding sequence ATGTCTCGTATTGGTAAAAAACCTATTACAATTCCTTCCGGTGTTACGGTAACAGTCGGTAGTGATAATGTGGTTACTGTAAAAGGCGCTAAAGGCGAATTGAAACAGGCTGTTGACCGTGATATTAAAGTGGAAGTGAATGGAAGTGAGATCAATATCACTCGTCCTACTGACCAAATTCGTCATCGTGCATTGCACGGTTTATATCGCAGCATATTGTCAAACTTGGTAAAAGGTGTTTCTGAAGGTTTTACAAAGCAATTGGAGTTAGTAGGTGTGGGTTTCAAAGCTGCGAATCAGGGTAATGTTTTGGATTTGGCGTTGGGTTATTCTCACAATATCATTTTCGAAGTTCCATCGGAATTAAAGGTTACTACTTTAACTGAAAAAGGTAAAAACCCATTGATTACTTTAGAAAGCCACGATAAGCAATTACTTGGACAAGTTGCCGCTAAAATCCGCAGCTTGCGCAAGCCCGAACCGTACAAAGGAAAAGGTGTTAAATATACCGATGAAGTTATCCGTCGTAAGGCAGGTAAAGCAGCAGGTAAATAA
- the rplV gene encoding 50S ribosomal protein L22, translating to MEAVAKLKNYPTGPRKMRLLADVIRGLDVEKSISILEYHPQHNAKPLAKLLRSAIANWEQKNEGQSAADANLVVKTIFVDGGRSIKRMRPAPQGRGHRIRKRSNHVTIIVDTK from the coding sequence ATGGAAGCAGTAGCTAAATTAAAAAATTATCCCACAGGACCGCGCAAAATGCGCTTGTTGGCTGATGTTATTCGCGGATTGGATGTAGAAAAATCCATCTCCATTCTTGAATATCATCCTCAACACAACGCAAAGCCTTTGGCTAAATTGTTGAGAAGCGCTATCGCAAACTGGGAACAGAAAAACGAAGGTCAAAGCGCAGCGGATGCAAATCTTGTAGTAAAAACAATTTTTGTTGATGGCGGACGCAGCATCAAAAGAATGCGCCCTGCACCTCAAGGTCGTGGTCATCGCATTCGTAAACGCAGCAATCACGTAACGATTATTGTAGATACAAAATAA
- the rplE gene encoding 50S ribosomal protein L5: protein MSTQKYTPRLADKYVKEVLPALIKKFAYKTPMQAPKLEKICLNRGVNGAVSDKKLVEVAVDELTQISGQKAVTTYSKKDISNFKLRKGMPIGARVTLRGEKMYEFLDRLISVSLPRVRDFKGISDKAFDGRGNYTLGVTEQIIFPEIDIDKVNKITGLDITFVTSASTNDEAYELLKELGLPFKNVKKDNN, encoded by the coding sequence ATGAGTACACAAAAATATACGCCGAGATTGGCAGATAAGTACGTAAAAGAAGTACTTCCTGCTTTAATTAAGAAGTTTGCATACAAAACGCCAATGCAAGCTCCTAAATTAGAAAAAATTTGCTTGAACCGTGGTGTAAACGGTGCAGTTTCCGACAAGAAATTGGTTGAAGTCGCTGTTGATGAGTTGACACAGATTTCTGGTCAGAAAGCGGTAACTACTTATTCCAAGAAGGACATTTCCAACTTTAAATTGCGTAAAGGAATGCCGATTGGTGCTCGTGTAACTTTGCGCGGAGAAAAAATGTATGAATTTTTGGATAGATTGATTTCTGTTTCTTTGCCTCGTGTGCGTGATTTCAAAGGCATCAGCGACAAAGCATTTGACGGACGCGGTAACTATACTTTAGGTGTAACCGAACAAATCATTTTCCCTGAAATCGACATTGATAAAGTGAACAAAATCACAGGTCTTGATATTACTTTCGTAACTTCTGCAAGCACAAATGATGAAGCTTATGAGTTGTTGAAAGAATTGGGACTTCCGTTTAAGAACGTAAAAAAAGATAATAACTAA
- the rplB gene encoding 50S ribosomal protein L2: MALKKYKAITAGTRWKIGNAYAEITTNQPEKSLLEKKSSTGGRNAQGRRSMRYIGGGNKKHYRIIDFKRDKVNIEAKVVSIEYDPNRTAFIALVQYTDGEKRYIIAPQGLQVGATIISGDAVAPELGNALKLKNMPLGTTIHNIELQPGQGAKMARSAGASAQLSNKEEKYAVLKMPSGELRKVLIDGYATVGVVSNSDHNLQSAGKAGANRWKGIRPRVRGVAMNPVDHPMGGGEGRASGGHPRSRTGKYAKGEITRKKKGSDKLIIQRRNGRKLAK; the protein is encoded by the coding sequence ATGGCATTAAAAAAATATAAAGCAATTACGGCAGGTACGCGTTGGAAAATTGGTAACGCTTACGCTGAAATTACCACCAACCAACCCGAAAAGAGTTTGTTGGAAAAGAAATCAAGCACGGGCGGTCGCAACGCACAAGGTCGTCGTTCTATGCGTTACATCGGTGGCGGTAACAAAAAACATTATCGTATCATTGACTTCAAGCGCGATAAAGTAAACATCGAAGCAAAAGTTGTTTCTATCGAATACGACCCAAACCGTACAGCATTCATCGCTTTGGTACAATATACTGATGGCGAAAAAAGATATATCATTGCTCCGCAAGGTTTGCAAGTTGGTGCTACCATTATTTCGGGCGATGCAGTTGCACCTGAATTGGGCAACGCTTTGAAACTAAAAAATATGCCTTTAGGTACAACAATTCACAACATTGAATTGCAACCCGGACAAGGCGCTAAAATGGCAAGAAGCGCAGGTGCTTCTGCACAATTGAGCAACAAAGAAGAAAAATACGCGGTTCTTAAAATGCCTTCCGGCGAATTGAGAAAAGTGTTGATTGACGGTTATGCAACTGTAGGCGTTGTTTCCAACAGCGACCACAATTTGCAAAGTGCAGGTAAAGCAGGCGCCAATCGTTGGAAAGGTATTCGTCCTCGCGTAAGAGGCGTTGCGATGAACCCTGTTGACCATCCGATGGGTGGTGGTGAAGGTCGTGCATCGGGCGGACACCCTCGTTCTCGTACAGGTAAATACGCTAAAGGCGAAATTACCCGTAAGAAAAAAGGCTCTGATAAACTGATTATCCAGAGAAGAAACGGAAGGAAATTAGCTAAGTAA
- the rplD gene encoding 50S ribosomal protein L4, whose product MQLEVLNTTGKSTGRTIELPADIFGVEPNDHVIYLAVKQYLAAQRQGTHKVKTRAEVQGASRKLHKQKGTGGSRKGNIRNPLYKGGGTIFGPKPHAYTIKLNRKVKDLAKISALSHKAKDSAIVVLEDLNYEAPKTKQFVEVLKNIEVAGKKVLFVLPDYNDNVYLSLRNLQRVESTLLADINTYDVVNADVVVFTEEALKGLTEKEEAAA is encoded by the coding sequence ATGCAATTAGAAGTTTTAAATACAACAGGAAAAAGCACAGGCAGAACCATTGAATTGCCTGCTGATATATTCGGCGTAGAACCTAATGACCACGTTATTTATTTGGCAGTAAAACAATATTTGGCTGCTCAACGTCAGGGAACGCACAAAGTAAAAACTCGTGCCGAAGTTCAGGGTGCGAGCCGCAAATTACACAAGCAAAAAGGTACGGGCGGTTCTCGTAAAGGTAACATCCGTAACCCTTTATATAAAGGTGGTGGTACAATCTTCGGACCTAAACCTCACGCTTACACCATCAAGTTGAACAGAAAAGTGAAAGACCTTGCGAAAATAAGCGCGCTTTCTCACAAAGCGAAAGATAGTGCAATCGTGGTTTTGGAAGATTTGAATTACGAAGCGCCAAAAACAAAACAGTTTGTAGAAGTGTTGAAAAACATTGAAGTAGCAGGAAAGAAAGTTTTGTTTGTATTGCCTGATTATAACGATAATGTTTACTTGAGCCTGCGCAATCTTCAAAGAGTAGAAAGCACTTTGTTGGCAGATATTAATACTTACGATGTTGTAAATGCTGATGTAGTCGTGTTTACCGAAGAAGCGCTGAAAGGTTTAACCGAAAAAGAAGAAGCTGCGGCTTAA
- the rplN gene encoding 50S ribosomal protein L14 → MIQQESRLRVADNSGAKEVLCIRVLGNSGQDYAKIGDKIVVSVKDAIPAGGVKKGTVSKAVIVRTTNKLRRKDGSYIRFDDNAVVLLNNSDEPRGTRIFGPVARELRDKGYMKIISLAPEVL, encoded by the coding sequence ATGATTCAGCAAGAAAGTAGGCTACGTGTAGCTGATAATAGTGGAGCGAAAGAAGTACTTTGTATCCGTGTTTTAGGAAACTCGGGACAGGATTACGCAAAAATCGGCGACAAGATTGTTGTTTCCGTAAAAGATGCAATTCCTGCCGGCGGTGTCAAAAAAGGTACGGTATCAAAGGCAGTTATCGTTCGTACTACCAATAAATTGCGTCGCAAAGACGGTTCTTATATTCGTTTTGACGACAACGCTGTTGTGTTGTTGAATAACTCTGATGAACCTCGCGGTACGCGTATCTTCGGACCTGTTGCGCGTGAACTGCGCGATAAAGGATATATGAAAATTATCTCTTTGGCTCCGGAAGTATTGTAA
- the rpsQ gene encoding 30S ribosomal protein S17: MTERNLRKSRIGVVSSNKMTKTITVAVERKVKHPIYGKFVKKTTKFHAHDEKNEAGIGDVVKIMETRPLSKTKRWRLVEIVEKAK; this comes from the coding sequence ATGACCGAAAGAAATTTGCGTAAATCAAGAATAGGTGTTGTAAGCAGCAACAAGATGACGAAAACCATCACTGTTGCCGTTGAAAGAAAAGTAAAACATCCTATTTACGGAAAATTCGTAAAAAAGACGACCAAGTTCCACGCGCACGATGAAAAGAACGAAGCAGGTATCGGCGACGTGGTGAAGATTATGGAAACTCGTCCCTTGAGCAAAACAAAACGTTGGCGATTGGTAGAGATCGTAGAGAAAGCTAAGTAA
- the rplX gene encoding 50S ribosomal protein L24 — MSNRFKPKYNIKKGDKVVIIAGDDKDLKKPRTVLEVIVDKGRVVVEGANIVTKHTKPSASNTQGGIVKVEAPIHISNVQLWDAKSGAPAKIKRSRENGKLVRISKKSGEVIK, encoded by the coding sequence ATGAGTAACAGATTTAAACCTAAATACAATATCAAAAAAGGCGACAAGGTCGTTATCATCGCTGGAGATGACAAAGACCTGAAAAAGCCTCGTACAGTCCTGGAAGTAATTGTGGACAAAGGTCGTGTAGTCGTAGAAGGTGCGAATATCGTAACCAAACACACGAAACCATCTGCAAGCAACACGCAAGGCGGTATTGTAAAAGTAGAAGCCCCAATTCATATCAGCAATGTACAGTTGTGGGATGCAAAATCGGGCGCTCCTGCGAAAATCAAACGTTCCCGTGAAAATGGTAAATTAGTTCGTATTTCTAAAAAATCGGGGGAGGTAATTAAATAA
- the rpsH gene encoding 30S ribosomal protein S8, whose protein sequence is MVTDPIADFLTRIRNAQMAGHRVVEIPASNLKKRITEILYAQGYILKYKFEDDNKQGIIKIALKYDPATKQPAIQSLERVSRPGLRQYSKPADFKRVINGLGVAIISTSKGVMTDKQAKAENVGGEVLCHIY, encoded by the coding sequence ATGGTTACAGACCCTATTGCAGATTTCTTAACGAGAATTCGTAATGCACAAATGGCAGGTCACAGAGTAGTCGAAATTCCGGCTTCTAACTTGAAGAAACGTATCACTGAAATTTTGTACGCTCAAGGTTACATCTTGAAATATAAATTTGAAGATGACAACAAACAAGGCATCATCAAAATTGCGTTGAAGTACGACCCTGCAACAAAGCAACCTGCTATTCAGTCTTTGGAACGCGTTAGCCGTCCGGGATTGCGTCAATATTCAAAACCTGCAGATTTCAAAAGAGTAATCAACGGTTTAGGCGTTGCAATCATCAGCACTTCAAAAGGTGTAATGACCGACAAACAGGCTAAAGCCGAAAATGTAGGCGGCGAAGTGCTTTGCCACATTTATTAA
- the rpsC gene encoding 30S ribosomal protein S3, producing MGQKANPIGNRLGIIRGWDSNWYGNKKDYANRLIEDNKIRTYLNARINKGGVSKIVIERTLGKLIVTIHTSKPGIIIGKGGGEVDRIKEELKKLTGKDDVQINILEIRRPEIDAAIIGDTIARQIENRINFKRAIKMAVASALRMGAEGIKVKASGRLGGAEIARSEEFKQGRVPLHTFRMDIDYASVFAQTVYGKIGIKVWVCKGEVLGKRDLNPNLLSGGNERSGERRGGEHRERGDRNDRRAPRGERRERRN from the coding sequence ATGGGTCAAAAAGCAAATCCAATAGGTAACAGGTTAGGCATCATCCGCGGATGGGACAGCAATTGGTATGGCAATAAAAAAGACTATGCTAATCGCCTGATTGAAGACAATAAAATTCGCACTTACTTAAACGCGCGTATCAACAAAGGCGGTGTTTCTAAAATCGTCATTGAACGCACATTGGGTAAGTTGATTGTTACCATTCATACTTCAAAGCCGGGTATTATCATTGGTAAAGGCGGTGGCGAAGTTGACCGTATCAAAGAAGAGCTGAAAAAATTAACGGGTAAAGACGATGTTCAAATCAACATTTTGGAAATCCGTCGTCCTGAAATAGATGCGGCAATCATCGGCGACACCATCGCTCGTCAGATTGAAAACCGTATCAACTTTAAACGTGCTATTAAAATGGCGGTAGCTTCTGCACTTCGTATGGGTGCCGAAGGTATCAAAGTAAAAGCCAGCGGACGTTTGGGAGGTGCAGAAATCGCTCGTTCCGAAGAGTTTAAACAAGGTCGCGTTCCATTGCATACTTTCCGTATGGATATTGATTATGCAAGCGTATTTGCACAAACGGTTTACGGAAAAATCGGTATCAAAGTTTGGGTTTGTAAGGGCGAAGTTTTAGGAAAAAGAGATTTGAATCCGAATTTATTGTCCGGTGGAAATGAGAGAAGTGGCGAAAGAAGAGGCGGCGAACACCGTGAACGCGGCGACAGAAATGACAGAAGAGCGCCTCGCGGAGAAAGAAGAGAACGCAGAAATTAA
- the rplR gene encoding 50S ribosomal protein L18, producing MSNNLQKKQKIRYRIRKKVSGTAAKPRLSVFRSNAELYLQLINDESGVTITAASTRDKDIAAQTGTKTDKSKLAGSAIAKKALDLGVKEVVFDRGGNLYHGRVKAAAEGAREAGLQF from the coding sequence ATGAGCAATAATCTTCAAAAGAAACAAAAAATACGTTACCGCATCCGCAAGAAAGTTTCGGGTACGGCTGCAAAACCACGCTTGTCTGTTTTCCGCAGCAATGCAGAATTATATCTTCAATTGATTAATGATGAGTCAGGCGTAACTATTACGGCTGCATCTACAAGAGATAAAGACATCGCTGCCCAAACAGGAACTAAAACCGATAAATCGAAATTGGCAGGTTCTGCTATCGCAAAAAAAGCATTGGATTTAGGTGTAAAAGAAGTAGTATTCGACCGTGGCGGAAATTTGTATCATGGTCGTGTGAAAGCTGCGGCAGAAGGTGCTCGCGAAGCGGGACTTCAATTTTAA
- the rpsS gene encoding 30S ribosomal protein S19: protein MGRSIKKGPYVDANLETKVLGINEGKAKKAVIKTWSRRSTITPDFVGHTFAVHNGNKFIPVYVTEFMVGHKLGEFAPTRNFRGHAGSKK from the coding sequence ATGGGTCGTTCAATTAAAAAAGGTCCTTACGTAGATGCAAATCTGGAAACCAAAGTTCTTGGTATCAACGAAGGAAAAGCAAAGAAAGCAGTTATTAAAACATGGAGCCGCCGCTCTACCATTACGCCTGATTTTGTTGGGCATACATTCGCGGTTCATAACGGAAACAAATTTATTCCGGTTTATGTAACAGAATTTATGGTAGGACACAAGTTGGGCGAATTTGCTCCGACAAGAAATTTCAGAGGTCACGCAGGTTCTAAGAAATAA
- the rpsE gene encoding 30S ribosomal protein S5 encodes MSNTNIQKVKPTADAELKEKVVSINRVVKTTKGGRTFSFSALVVVGNGNGVVGQGLGKAKEVQEAITKGIEDAKKNLVKVPVRHGTIPHEQFAKEGAAKVLIKPAAHGTGVIAGGSMRAVLESAGITDVLSKNLGSANPQNVVKATVKALTMLREPVAVAKQRNINLTKVFNG; translated from the coding sequence ATGTCTAATACAAACATACAAAAAGTAAAACCTACAGCCGACGCTGAATTGAAAGAAAAAGTTGTTTCCATCAACCGTGTGGTTAAAACCACAAAAGGCGGACGTACTTTCAGCTTCTCTGCTTTGGTAGTAGTTGGTAACGGCAATGGTGTTGTGGGACAAGGTTTGGGTAAAGCAAAAGAAGTTCAGGAAGCCATTACTAAAGGTATCGAAGATGCTAAAAAGAATTTGGTAAAAGTTCCTGTTCGTCACGGTACAATTCCGCACGAGCAATTTGCAAAAGAAGGCGCAGCAAAAGTATTGATTAAGCCTGCAGCGCACGGTACAGGTGTAATTGCAGGAGGAAGTATGCGCGCCGTTTTGGAAAGCGCAGGTATTACTGACGTCCTTTCTAAAAACTTAGGTTCAGCAAATCCACAAAACGTGGTAAAAGCAACTGTAAAAGCATTGACTATGTTGCGCGAGCCGGTTGCAGTTGCAAAACAACGCAATATCAATTTGACAAAAGTATTTAACGGATAG
- the rpmC gene encoding 50S ribosomal protein L29: MPNKAIAFNQSLTSLSVEDLKARIQEDELRLKKMKFAHAISPLENPMSIRQFRRDIARVKTELKKRELTK; this comes from the coding sequence ATGCCTAATAAAGCAATAGCATTTAATCAAAGTCTTACTTCCTTATCTGTTGAGGATTTGAAGGCGCGCATTCAGGAAGATGAGCTTCGTTTGAAAAAAATGAAGTTTGCTCACGCAATCTCTCCGTTGGAAAATCCTATGAGTATTCGCCAGTTTAGAAGAGATATTGCACGCGTGAAAACTGAATTGAAAAAAAGAGAATTAACCAAGTAA
- the rplW gene encoding 50S ribosomal protein L23 yields the protein MKLSEVLIKPILTEKANAQSEKQNKFAFRVNRKANKLEIKDAVEAFYGVSVKDVHTIVVPAKNKTRYTKAGFIQGQKPAYKKAYVTVAEGDSIDLYGSI from the coding sequence ATGAAACTTAGCGAAGTTTTGATAAAACCTATCCTTACAGAAAAAGCAAACGCGCAAAGCGAAAAGCAAAACAAATTTGCTTTCCGTGTAAACCGTAAGGCAAACAAATTGGAAATTAAAGACGCAGTTGAAGCATTCTACGGCGTTAGCGTAAAAGATGTGCATACAATCGTAGTTCCTGCAAAAAATAAAACACGTTACACAAAAGCAGGTTTTATTCAAGGTCAAAAACCTGCGTATAAGAAAGCTTATGTAACAGTTGCAGAAGGCGATTCAATAGATTTGTACGGAAGTATTTAA
- the rpsN gene encoding 30S ribosomal protein S14: MAKESVKARQRKREALVAKFAAKRAALKEAGDYAALDKLPKNASPVRLKNRCQLTGRPKGYIRYFGISRNAFRDMALDGKIPGVKKASW; the protein is encoded by the coding sequence ATGGCTAAAGAATCAGTAAAAGCACGCCAGAGAAAACGCGAGGCATTGGTTGCAAAATTCGCAGCTAAACGAGCGGCATTAAAAGAAGCAGGCGATTATGCGGCTTTGGATAAATTGCCGAAAAATGCTTCTCCGGTTCGTTTGAAAAACCGTTGCCAGCTTACAGGTCGTCCGAAAGGTTATATCCGTTATTTCGGTATTTCTCGTAATGCTTTCCGCGACATGGCGCTTGATGGAAAAATTCCTGGTGTAAAGAAAGCGAGCTGGTAA
- the rplP gene encoding 50S ribosomal protein L16: protein MLQPKRAKHRKAQKGRIRNVAKRGTTISFGSYALKAVEPIWLNNRQIEAARQAMTRAMKREGNVWIRIFPDKPITKKPAEVRMGKGKGNPEYWAAVVEPGRIIFECDGVSLETAQNAMKLAAAKLPIATKFVTRRDI, encoded by the coding sequence ATGTTACAGCCAAAAAGAGCAAAACATAGGAAAGCGCAGAAAGGACGCATCAGAAACGTAGCAAAGAGAGGAACTACCATCTCCTTCGGTTCTTATGCACTTAAAGCCGTAGAACCTATTTGGTTGAATAATCGTCAGATAGAAGCTGCGCGTCAGGCAATGACACGTGCCATGAAGCGCGAAGGTAATGTATGGATTCGTATTTTCCCCGATAAGCCAATTACTAAAAAACCTGCAGAAGTGCGTATGGGTAAAGGTAAAGGTAACCCTGAATATTGGGCTGCGGTGGTTGAGCCGGGACGCATTATTTTCGAATGCGATGGTGTATCTCTCGAAACAGCGCAAAACGCAATGAAGCTCGCAGCAGCTAAATTGCCTATTGCAACTAAGTTTGTAACCCGCAGAGATATTTAA